cctctcccttagatagtaagatagctccctctaggggtatatagttgaggtatattacattactgCACATTACTCtcaatgtgtaaaaatgtgtaatgcCCTAAAAACtcacaaattaatttatatccTTAAGAATCCTCAATAAAACTGTTTCCACACTATTATTCACACTACTACTCACAAATATTCTGGAATCTCAATAAATATCCCATCTACTGTGGTGTCAAATTTATATctctaaaattattaatttatacttgtaaaattattaaatttgtaagataataattatatttgtaagataattaaattatttgttgtATGAGATTTGTGAAGTTTGGGATTGTGGGTACGGGGCCTTCAGGTTTATATTTGGGTAAGTATTTGACAAAGTACATAAAGAATTGCAAGGTTGACTACTTTGAGAAGTCCAAACAGCTCTTGGGACTCTTCAAATCCGGCGTTGCCCCTGACAAACACACCATCAAACACAACTCCTACCAACTTCTCCATAATCCAAATTATCGATTTTTCACCAATATTCATATTGTATcccgttacggtgcttgtaCTCACTTAGTCATTTATTACTCCgttactcagttatttactcatttcttagttatttattagttattttactactgttaactatttactaagttaaatattaagttagataataaattttgtaataaGTTGTTAGGGTGTGGACGTGGGATTGGAGGTGTTGTTGGAGTATTATAATGTGATATTTCTGTGTTGTGGCTGTGAGGACTGCAACGAGTTTAAAATCCCAAACGAACAGTTCGGCGTCTTCAATAATCTCAAACTCATACACTTTTACAATTCACTCCCAATCAACCCcaatttatacaataatctccaaatttatcaaatcaACAAGTTTAGACAAGATAATTACTCCACAAATTCTGACACTGTAGGTTCTGCtacccgagagggagctactaTTCAtaggggagagggagctaactTACTATCAaggggagagggagctaataatatacccctagagggagctaataatatacccctagagggagctaataatatacccctagagggagctaattctaatactattaactatatacccctaaagggagctaattctaatactattaactatataccccaagagggagctaataatataccccgagagggagctactaTTCATAGGgaagagggagctaacAAGGGTGAGGGATCTAGTATAGAATcatatttatcatatttaactGGGTTGGAAAGTGTGAGTATTGGCGTATTGGGTAGTGGTAATGTGTGTTTGGACATAATTCGCATGTTAGTGAAGAGTAAGCAGGAGCTGGAACAGCTGGAAGTTAACCCCCGGTACACCGAACTTATCAACAACATTAATATCAAGAGGATAACAGTTTTCGCCAGAAGCTCTCTCAGGAATTCCAAATTCACCAATAACGAACTACACTCTCTATTCCAACATAACATACACATTACACATTCCGAACCCTCACTTCATAGTGTcaacaatattaacaatatcCACACAGTTGACACAGTTTCCAATCGTAAGGAACTGAAGAAGCTTAAGTTGTTTAATAGTTACAGTAATACTAACAGTGTGCCTGAGGGAGTCTGGGTGGATTTCAAGTTTAACACTAAGATTCTCAAAGTCATAAATAACACACAAAACCACATCCAGTCCATTCTGTACACTACTAACCGTGATACTCTGGAGAATACTGTAGAGAGTGTGGAAAACACTGTAGAgagtgtaaatagtgtagaAAGTGTTGGTGTGGATTTGTTGATAAAGTGTATAGGATATAATAGTGTGAGTAACGGTGGGATATTGTGTGGTATAGACAATGTGCGTGTGTTTGGTAACGGCTGGGCGGTAAACAACTGTAAAGGTGACTTGGCCAACATAATTCTCAACTCAATTCACCTCTCCAAACATATTAAACAGATTTCACACGGTTTTCACCATTTTGACAACGATATCCTACACCTCTTCAGACAACATTTTACACCACTTTAGACaccattttacacactttagaggatattttacactactTTAGACATCTTACACTACTCTAAACATTACACTTTAGAGGacattttacaccattTAGACaccattttacacactttagAGGACATTTTACACCCTTTAGAGGacattttacaccattTAGAGGacattttacaccattTAGAGGacattttacaatattttacaggaTATTTTACACCACTTTAAACACATTGGATAGTGTGGGCATGAAGGAGTTAAAGGTGTTGGAGGATGTTTTAGGGCTTAGATTCCAGCTTAACAGCTGTATACACATGGGTGACAGTGTTAAGGAAGTGTTAGTGGTGAACAggtataatttgttattattgAGTACCCAGAGTGAGATAAAGTTTTATGACATTAACAACGTGATCAACGATTTAACCCTTGGGAATTGTCTTCACAAGGTTGATTTTGACAGTGTTGTCTCCATCAAATGTACTGAATTTGAGGATtttgaggaaaataatgtaaaatctGCTGCTAGGATATGGATAGAGTTGGAAAtgagtatagtaatatatgACGTGGTAAATTTACGTGTGGAAATTGAATATGAGAAGAAATCCcctttaaaatacttttacTGTGTGTTACAAGGGTACGTAGTAATAATCTGTGGGAATAAGCTGAAAATGTACAAAAAAGACAAGAAAATATTCTCTCACAAATTCACTAATAGTATTACTCACATTTCCAACACACAGTCCGACACATTGCTGCTCCTGGATGAAGtgaataatatattcaaaCTCTCACACACTGGACAGAGTACCACAGTAACCCCAATGTCATTTACCCTAGATAAGACACTGGGTGACAATTACAAGGTTGTTAGCCTGTGTCAATAccaaaattatgtaataatGTCACTGTACAATCAAATTGACTATTTATTACTAGTGTGTACTGCAGAGTTGGAGGTGATAAGCTATTCTCTTAACGAATTGTATATCGAGTTTGATGCTGCTGTGGATCTGGAGATAAATTACTTCATCCTCAGGCCCTGGAACTTACTCATTGTTTACTCAAATCACTCCACCTCAACTCTCTTTCTCTCCAATAATCCTCGACTCATCTCACTCAACTCGGACACCGTAGATAACACTGATGAGATCGTGGTATTACGTATGTTGGAGGGATTTGGAGTGGAGAGTGTGGAGTACGGCGATAATTTGAGGAATTTGCAGTTGTATACAAATTACGTGAATGAGATTTACCGTAAGAATTCACTGGCCGACACGCCGACGATGAAGAACCCGCACATTCTCTTTTCTACACAGTGCTCCAACACCGTCACGCTCTACTACACCGACATACACTTTGTTAACTCCAATAACAATGAAGTTGGTGTTCTGACTCCGTTAACCAGTTGTGACAGTTGCTTAATTGATCTACTCAGGAGTACTGTTAACGGTGTGAAGAAAAATACTATAGAAGTTGCTGCTGGAGTTGATTTGGAACAATTATATTCAATGGGTCTGAAGTGGTACGTGGACAAAAAGAGTTTAAAGCTGTTTGAATCGCTGTTAAACGTTTTACACTTCTTTCACACTTCATTGGAACTCTCTGATAGTGTTGACAATGGGGACAGTGTTGGAGTTGGGGAATTGTCAAAACTGGTGGACAATGACTACATTATCATCTTCAGGAATCTTCTCAATATACAACATAACATGCTGTTACTCCTGGACGATAGTGATACTACAGTTAATAGTACTCTAAATTCTGCTGCTAATACTACAAATATTGCTGCTAATACTACAAATATTGCTGCTAATGGTATAATTACTGAGTTGAAAAAGttggtaaataataacataatGAGAATAGAGAGAGTGGAAGAGTCAATGGTGAAGGAAGTGGAGAATGTGTTACTGTACACAAACCAACAACTCAAACACCTACACCACAAACTACACAACACCAACTTTCATCTCTCTATCAACACTTCTAACAATGTTTATAGTagtaatactgttaacagtgttaatagtgttgatagtaatagtagtaatagtgttaGAGATGATAGAGGTGTGGTATTAGAGTTGGAGAGGAGATTGGGGTGTGTGGTGGGGGAGATAAAGCTATTGTACAATCAACCTGTCAACGTCAACACTACTCAATCACCCAAATTCATTTCCAAATTCAACACACACATTCATACTACCGATTGTAATTTGGATATCACTAGTGTAGATGCAgaggaaaataatgtaaaatctGCTGCTACTGGAGAcccagagggagctaattctAACACTGTAAACACTGTAGATAGTGTGGGTATTGTGGACACTGTAAAAATAAGTGAGGAAAATAATGTCACACAAATTGCTGCTCCTATTGCTGCTACAACAGATAAAGTGGGAGTAAAGTTGTTTGGTGAGATAGATTCGGGGTTTAGGCTGGGGAATTTGGAGTTGACTGGCCAATTGTGTAATCCCGTGACATTTAACACTGCGCTCACTCAGTCACAGGAACAAACGTCAATCTTCTCCACATACGCCAACAATCAATCACTCATCGATATGGCCCATTCAATCACCAGCAACTCTTTTCCCAACTCTTTTACAGGGTTTGGTAACACTATTAGTAGCAATATTGGCAGTGGGTTCAAGGGATTTACGGGAGGATTTGGCACCGCTCAAAACTCTTTCCCCCGCACTGTAAACCCTGGTAACACTACTGTAAACCCTgtgaatagtgtgaatagtgtgaatagtgtGAGTTCGGGGTTGGGAGATGACAGTTTATGGCTGGGAAGTAGAAGGTATGATCCGCTAAAttagtatactataaaaataccCCGACTCCCCGGAATTCGACGCTATCACATTctacttaatttttacccCGACTCCCCGGAAGTAGTAGCTAAGAGAGTTTACTTAATCTTATACCCAAATAcctattatatagtaattataataataattataatgtGAAAATTTGCAACTGTATGCATTGAGGTGTGAACTCGTGGGAACatagtaaatatttaataaaataaagtgAACAAAATGGACGTGGGACTGGTGAGGGAGATGTGTTGTAATTTGGAGTGGCAGCAGCGGAAGATTTGGGAAACGTACGAGGAAATGTTAAGTTCCCTGAACTCTCAGCAATTAGTCAACAGTTTGCAAGAggagaataaaataataaacgCCGAGTTACACATAAAAAATCAGCAAATTTCACTCCTGAGGGAGGAAATTAACGCGCTAAAGGAGGAGATTAACGGGCTAAAAATGGACTCAAAGACCAAGTCTGAAACGCTGTCCAATACTGAACACGCCctcctaaaaataaaggaAGAACTGGAGGGAGTGAAATACGCGGGAAACTTAATCCTGAAAACGCATAAAAAGCACT
Above is a window of Theileria parva strain Muguga chromosome 2, complete sequence, whole genome shotgun sequence DNA encoding:
- the dare gene encoding NAD(P)-binding Rossmann-like domain protein, whose protein sequence is MRFVKFGIVGTGPSGLYLGKYLTKYIKNCKVDYFEKSKQLLGLFKSGVAPDKHTIKHNSYQLLHNPNYRFFTNIHIGVDVGLEVLLEYYNVIFLCCGCEDCNEFKIPNEQFGVFNNLKLIHFYNSLPINPNLYNNLQIYQINKFRQDNYSTNSDTVGSATREGATIHRGEGANLLSRGEGANNIPLEGANNIPLEGANNIPLEGANSNTINYIPLKGANSNTINYIPQEGANNIPREGATIHREEGANKGEGSSIESYLSYLTGLESVSIGVLGSGNVCLDIIRMLVKSKQELEQLEVNPRYTELINNINIKRITVFARSSLRNSKFTNNELHSLFQHNIHITHSEPSLHSVNNINNIHTVDTVSNRKELKKLKLFNSYSNTNSVPEGVWVDFKFNTKILKVINNTQNHIQSILYTTNRDTLENTVESVENTVESVNSVESVGVDLLIKCIGYNSVSNGGILCGIDNVRVFGNGWAVNNCKGDLANIILNSIHLSKHIKQISHGFHHFDNDILHLFRQHFTPL